Genomic segment of Syntrophus gentianae:
ATGAGTCGCGGCAGGAAATCGGAAGCAGCAAAACTTCTCAACATATCGCGCTACAAACTGATTCGGGAGCAGAAAAAAAGCGGGATTTCCTGAAAATAGTCATTGCAGTCCATATCATCTTATTAAAAAAGGCGTTCCCCGTAAAGGGAACGCCTTTCAAATTAGAGGTTACTGTTTTTAATTTAACCCTTTTCAGCGATTCTCATTCCGTAGAATGATCTGTAAACGAATGCCAGAGCGATCAGGAAGAACACGGCTGACAAACCCAGTTTGAGACCGGGGTTGGTCATTGTTACCGCGATTTCCGTGGCCAGGAGTCCAAAAAGTGTTGTGAATTTGATAACCGGGTTCAAGGAAACGGATGAGGTATCCTTGAAGGGATCGCCGACGGTGTCACCGACGACGCTGGCTTCATGCAGCGGGGTATTCTTTTCCGCCAGATCGACTTCGACGATCTTCTTGGCGTTGTCCCAGCATCCACCGGCATTGGCCATGAAGATAGCCTGGTACAGACCGAAGAAGGCGATGCCGATGAGGTAACCGATGAAGAAGTAGGGATTAAAGAAGGAAAGCGCCAAGGCCATAAAGAAGATAACGATGAAGATGTTGATCATACCCTTCTGGGCATAGATCGTACAGATCTTCACGATTTCCTTGCTGTCTTTGATGTCGGCTTCCTCTTTGTCGAGATTGATGTTTTCTTTAATAAAAACAACGGCGCGATAGGCGCCGGTAACGACGGCCTGCGTTGATGCGCCGCAGAACCAGTAGATGACGGCGCCTCCCATGAGCAGACCCAGAATGATTTCCGGCTGAACAAGGCTTAACTTGGCAATAGCGCCGCCGAACATGTTTTCCAACAGGATGATGATACCGAACACCATCGTGGTGGCGCCGACGACTGCCGTACCGATCAACACCGGCTTGGCCGTTGCCTTGAAGGTATTTCCCGCTCCGTCACAGGATTCCAGAAAATGTTTGGCCAGGGCGAAATCCGGCTCCTTTCCGTAAGCCTTTTTCACAACTTCCTTCGCATCCGGGCGCTTTTCAATCATGGACAGCTCATAAATGGATTGGGCGTTGTCAGATACAGGGCCAAAGCTATCTACGGCAATTGTCACAGGACCCATGCCCAGGAAACCGAAGGCAACCAGACCAAAGGCAAAGACAGGGGCCGCAAACTTGAAGGCCTCAGGCATAAGAGTCATAATGCATTCACTCTGGGAGACAATATAGGCAATCAGCATCAGGATAAGAATTGCCAGGCCCTCCCAGAAAGCGGAGAAGTTACCCGCTACGAGTCCGGAGAGAATGTTCAGAGAGGCGCCACCTTGACGAGAGGCATCAATTACCTCCGCACAGTGTCTAGAACTCGTGCTGGTGAAAACCTTGGTCAGTTCCGGAATCAACGCACCGGCAATGGTGCCGCAACTGATGATAATGGAAAGAGCAAGCCAGAGGGAGATGCCGCCGACGGGCGGGACATCAGCCAAGAGGGCATGACTGGCAAAAAAGGTGATGGCAATGGAAACGATGGACGTAATCCAGACCAGATTGGTCAAGGGATGCTCAAAATTAAATTCCTTCTTGTCGCCAAAGAGCGATTTGCTGACGGCGTCATTTACAAAATAAGAAATGAGGGACGTGATGACCATCATGATACGCATGGCGAAGATCCAGATAATCAGCTTGCCGCCCATTTCCGGGTTTCCGGCCATGGCCAGAGCGAGGAAGGTGACCAGGGCCACACCGGTAACACCGTAGGTCTCAAATCCGTCTGCCGTCGGACCGACACTGTCACCGGCGTTGTCACCGGTACAGTCGGCGATAACGCCGGGATTCTTCGGATCGTCTTCGGGAAGGTGGAAAATGATTTTCATCAGGTCGGACCCGATGTCGGCGATCTTGGTGAAGATACCACCGCAGATTCTCAAGGCGCTGGCACCCAGAGACTCACCGATGGCGAAGCCGATGAAGCAGGGACCGATCAGTTCCGATGGGATCCAGCCCAGGATGGCGAGCATGAAGAAGAGTTCGATGCTGACCAGGACGAGGCCGACGCTCATTCCCGACCGCAGGCAGATGTCCACGATGTTGAGGGGCTTGCCGCTGAGGGAAGCAAAAGCCGCGCGGGAATTAGCCACGGTGTTAATCCGGATGCCGAACCAGGCCACGCCGTAGGAACCGAGAATTCCCAGGATTGAAGCGGCAAGAATAATAATGACATTGCCAACGCTGGCACCCTGGAGCCCGACAAAGTAATAAATAATGCAGGCAGCGATAAGGACCCATAGTCCGGCCAGGAATTTCCCCTGCTGGATAACGTACGTTTTGCAGGTTTCCCAGATGGTGTTGGAGACATCCAGCATATTCTTGTGCGCGGGCAGGTTTTTGGTCTGTGTATACTGCATCAATCCGAACCCAATGCCGATGAGGCACACAACAAGACCAATTTCAAGAATCGTTTTTCCCCCGACAGGTGAGCCGAAAATATTAAAGACTACCGAGGCCAGATCCGGCAGCTTAATATCAGCTTCCCCTGCGAAGGCCATTGGCGCCAATAAGAACAGTATGGTGCCAATAATGCCGAGTGACAAAAGACTACGTTTACCCTTAAACATCAACAAACCTCCTTAAATAAATTGTTGTTCATCAAGCCGTTGTACTTGTTCATAGCCGTCTTGATTCCTGATGAAATCACCTCGATGATTGCATTCTCCGCCGTCGCAAGAAGTTTCGGCAAAAAGGGCAACTCACTTTCGGTGAATGGTTCAAGAACATACCGTTCAACTGCAAATCTTTGAACCGGTTTTCCAATTCCCAGCCTGACCCGCTGGAATTCCGGTCCGCCGAGAGCATCATAAATGGATATCAATCCCTTATGACCTCCCTGACCTCCCCC
This window contains:
- a CDS encoding sodium-translocating pyrophosphatase; this translates as MFKGKRSLLSLGIIGTILFLLAPMAFAGEADIKLPDLASVVFNIFGSPVGGKTILEIGLVVCLIGIGFGLMQYTQTKNLPAHKNMLDVSNTIWETCKTYVIQQGKFLAGLWVLIAACIIYYFVGLQGASVGNVIIILAASILGILGSYGVAWFGIRINTVANSRAAFASLSGKPLNIVDICLRSGMSVGLVLVSIELFFMLAILGWIPSELIGPCFIGFAIGESLGASALRICGGIFTKIADIGSDLMKIIFHLPEDDPKNPGVIADCTGDNAGDSVGPTADGFETYGVTGVALVTFLALAMAGNPEMGGKLIIWIFAMRIMMVITSLISYFVNDAVSKSLFGDKKEFNFEHPLTNLVWITSIVSIAITFFASHALLADVPPVGGISLWLALSIIISCGTIAGALIPELTKVFTSTSSRHCAEVIDASRQGGASLNILSGLVAGNFSAFWEGLAILILMLIAYIVSQSECIMTLMPEAFKFAAPVFAFGLVAFGFLGMGPVTIAVDSFGPVSDNAQSIYELSMIEKRPDAKEVVKKAYGKEPDFALAKHFLESCDGAGNTFKATAKPVLIGTAVVGATTMVFGIIILLENMFGGAIAKLSLVQPEIILGLLMGGAVIYWFCGASTQAVVTGAYRAVVFIKENINLDKEEADIKDSKEIVKICTIYAQKGMINIFIVIFFMALALSFFNPYFFIGYLIGIAFFGLYQAIFMANAGGCWDNAKKIVEVDLAEKNTPLHEASVVGDTVGDPFKDTSSVSLNPVIKFTTLFGLLATEIAVTMTNPGLKLGLSAVFFLIALAFVYRSFYGMRIAEKG